A stretch of Chitinophaga caeni DNA encodes these proteins:
- a CDS encoding tagaturonate reductase → MFPVLSKSYVLSKPEMGIEPALFELPEKILQFGTGVLLRGLVDYLVDKANKEGIFNGRIVVVKSTSGDTQEFDNQDCLYTTNIKGVAHNQLINRSLVNLSIARVLQSVAKWKEILGAVEQPGLEIIISNTTEVGIQYSPESVLEGVPSSYPGKLLAILWHRYQFFKEDAAERGFVIIPTELVVDNGKLLREAVLKLADYNKLPEAFTDWIKNANQFCSSLVDRIVPGKPKELQERWTEAGYEDHLWINTEPYLLWAIEGDEKVRQKLSFHRADDRMHILPDITPFREQKLRILNGSHTAAAPTGFLVGLQTVYECMQHDVMQSFFKTVTRKEIAPTLEGIVPDAEAFANEVLERFANPYIVHPLINITLQQSTKLEARNALTILRYNKKFNRLPPMLCLGFASSLYFLKPVVREDKRFFGQFNEQLYEIKDDQAITFNNAWADVNDLKDLGQLKHFVEHVGKMLFSEALFAIEGFSELIAIHLLGMFEMGPNQYLTQYINEQQLA, encoded by the coding sequence ATGTTTCCTGTATTATCCAAATCATACGTTTTATCGAAGCCGGAAATGGGTATTGAACCTGCCCTTTTCGAGCTACCCGAGAAGATCTTACAGTTCGGTACGGGGGTGCTTTTGAGGGGATTGGTTGATTACTTGGTTGACAAGGCCAACAAGGAAGGGATTTTCAATGGCCGGATCGTAGTGGTAAAATCTACTAGCGGTGATACACAAGAGTTTGATAATCAAGATTGTTTGTATACAACAAACATTAAGGGTGTCGCGCATAATCAATTAATTAACCGCTCCCTGGTCAACCTTTCTATTGCACGAGTTTTGCAATCGGTTGCAAAATGGAAAGAGATACTGGGAGCCGTGGAACAGCCTGGTTTAGAGATCATTATTTCGAATACTACGGAAGTGGGTATCCAGTATTCCCCGGAGTCGGTATTAGAAGGGGTGCCTTCCAGCTATCCCGGGAAATTGCTCGCGATCCTTTGGCACCGCTACCAATTTTTTAAGGAAGATGCAGCCGAAAGGGGCTTCGTCATCATTCCGACCGAATTAGTGGTTGATAATGGAAAATTATTACGGGAAGCTGTCTTAAAACTGGCTGATTATAACAAGCTGCCGGAAGCATTTACTGATTGGATCAAGAATGCTAATCAATTTTGTAGCTCGTTGGTAGACAGGATTGTTCCGGGGAAACCGAAAGAGCTTCAAGAGCGTTGGACGGAAGCCGGTTATGAAGATCATTTATGGATCAATACAGAGCCCTACTTGTTATGGGCGATCGAAGGTGATGAAAAGGTGCGCCAAAAATTGTCTTTCCACCGTGCGGATGACCGCATGCATATATTACCGGATATTACACCTTTCCGGGAACAGAAGTTGAGAATCCTTAACGGGAGCCATACGGCAGCCGCCCCGACGGGCTTCCTGGTTGGCTTGCAAACTGTTTACGAATGCATGCAGCACGACGTAATGCAATCTTTCTTTAAAACGGTTACACGGAAGGAGATCGCACCCACCTTGGAAGGGATCGTTCCCGATGCGGAAGCATTTGCCAACGAGGTTTTGGAGCGCTTTGCCAACCCTTATATCGTTCATCCACTGATCAACATCACATTACAACAATCAACTAAGTTGGAAGCCAGGAATGCGCTGACAATTTTAAGGTATAATAAGAAGTTCAACCGCCTGCCCCCGATGCTTTGCCTGGGTTTTGCAAGCAGTTTGTATTTCTTAAAACCGGTTGTCCGGGAAGACAAGCGCTTTTTCGGACAGTTCAACGAGCAATTGTATGAAATCAAGGATGACCAAGCAATTACCTTTAATAATGCCTGGGCAGATGTGAACGACCTGAAAGACCTGGGACAGCTTAAGCACTTTGTAGAGCACGTCGGTAAGATGTTATTCAGCGAAGCTTTATTTGCCATTGAAGGATTTAGTGAATTAATAGCCATTCATTTATTAGGTATGTTCGAAATGGGGCCTAATCAATATTTGACACAATATATAAACGAGCAACAGTTAGCATGA
- the mnmA gene encoding tRNA 2-thiouridine(34) synthase MnmA, protein MSRHGKVLVAMSGGIDSTVTALMLHDQGYEVVGITMKTWDYASAGTSKKETGCCNLDSFNDARAAAVHHGFSHFILDIRDEFGDFVINNFVDEYLAGRTPNPCVLCNTHIKWRALMKRADALDCEFIATGHYASIREEDGRGVISKGVDETKDQSYVLWGLDQAVIKRTLLPLGTYRKTEIRQMAFDYGYPELAKKAESYEICFVPDNDYRGFLKRKVDGLEEQVDGGNFVLTDGTVVGQHKGYPFYTVGQRKGLIALGRPIYVTEIIPETNTVVLGDESDLEKNEMTVGGINMVKYPEITNGMEAITKIRYKDKGALSNLYTEDGLVKVRFYENVKGIAPGQSAVFYDGNDLIGGGIIRRKSEADIFG, encoded by the coding sequence ATGAGTAGACATGGAAAAGTGCTAGTAGCGATGAGCGGCGGTATAGACAGTACCGTGACCGCCCTGATGCTGCATGACCAAGGCTACGAAGTAGTGGGAATTACCATGAAAACATGGGATTACGCCTCTGCCGGCACCAGTAAAAAAGAAACCGGCTGCTGTAATCTTGATTCTTTCAACGATGCCCGCGCCGCGGCCGTGCATCATGGCTTTTCCCATTTCATCCTGGACATCAGGGATGAGTTTGGAGATTTCGTGATCAATAATTTCGTGGATGAATACCTGGCAGGCCGTACGCCTAACCCTTGTGTTCTCTGCAATACCCATATAAAATGGCGCGCGCTCATGAAAAGGGCCGATGCGCTGGATTGCGAATTCATTGCCACGGGTCACTATGCTAGCATCCGCGAAGAAGACGGACGCGGTGTTATCAGCAAAGGCGTTGACGAAACCAAGGATCAAAGCTACGTTTTGTGGGGCCTGGATCAAGCCGTAATTAAAAGGACCTTATTGCCCTTAGGCACCTACCGTAAAACAGAAATCCGTCAAATGGCTTTCGATTACGGTTACCCCGAACTAGCTAAAAAAGCCGAAAGCTATGAAATCTGCTTCGTGCCGGATAACGATTACCGCGGCTTCCTGAAACGTAAGGTGGACGGACTTGAAGAACAGGTGGATGGCGGCAATTTCGTATTGACCGATGGAACCGTAGTTGGGCAACATAAAGGTTATCCTTTCTATACCGTTGGACAAAGAAAAGGCCTGATTGCTCTCGGACGACCGATTTATGTGACTGAAATTATCCCGGAAACTAATACCGTGGTTTTAGGAGATGAATCCGACCTTGAGAAGAACGAGATGACCGTTGGCGGTATTAATATGGTGAAATACCCGGAAATTACGAACGGTATGGAAGCCATTACCAAGATCCGTTATAAGGATAAAGGCGCTTTAAGCAACCTTTACACAGAAGACGGCTTAGTGAAGGTTCGTTTTTACGAAAATGTAAAAGGTATCGCACCGGGTCAATCTGCTGTTTTTTATGATGGCAATGATCTGATCGGAGGTGGTATTATCCGCAGGAAAAGTGAGGCGGATATTTTCGGATAA
- a CDS encoding RsmB/NOP family class I SAM-dependent RNA methyltransferase: MTRWENYQGSAVKIITRYQGDLPLHHYLKQFFKQHPQMGSRDRKWISRLVYDYFRLGHWALDAALEERIQKAVCICEPGANDFLAAINPELNELAALPLERKLESLTINNSAYSAEQLFPFAQQLSAEIDIKTWASSLLKQPLLFIRVRPGKRTKVIDILENQGVDFQYLDNEAIALPQGTNLEQLILDKDWYEIQDLSSQTTMQLLTPKPGEYWWDCCAASGGKSILLKDKEPGIKLFASDIRPSIIQNLQKRLTAAKVSGFQTGVIDLNQGDLASLLPRKQFDGILLDAPCSGSGTWGRTPENLVYFEAEKIDYYADLQWKIATNVLPYIKPGGSFVYITCSVFAKENEQMVTRLLDTGLLEKESGGLIDGSAKRADSMFAVRFRKK; this comes from the coding sequence ATGACGAGATGGGAAAATTACCAGGGCTCTGCTGTCAAGATCATCACCCGTTACCAGGGAGATTTGCCCTTGCATCATTACCTTAAGCAATTCTTTAAACAGCATCCGCAGATGGGTAGCCGTGATCGTAAATGGATATCGCGGTTGGTCTATGATTATTTCAGGCTGGGACATTGGGCCTTGGATGCAGCTTTAGAAGAGCGCATTCAAAAAGCTGTATGTATTTGCGAACCGGGGGCAAATGATTTCTTGGCTGCCATCAACCCAGAATTGAATGAGCTTGCAGCATTACCATTGGAACGGAAGCTAGAATCTTTGACGATCAATAATTCAGCATACAGCGCGGAGCAGTTATTCCCTTTTGCACAACAGCTTTCCGCGGAGATTGATATAAAGACCTGGGCGAGCTCCCTTCTAAAGCAGCCACTATTGTTTATCCGTGTTCGACCCGGCAAAAGAACCAAGGTAATCGATATATTGGAGAATCAAGGTGTTGATTTTCAATATCTTGATAATGAAGCAATCGCCTTACCGCAAGGAACTAACCTGGAACAATTGATCCTCGATAAAGATTGGTACGAGATACAGGATCTTTCTTCCCAAACCACGATGCAGTTGTTGACGCCAAAACCGGGAGAATATTGGTGGGATTGTTGCGCAGCCAGCGGTGGAAAGTCGATCTTGTTGAAAGATAAAGAGCCGGGGATCAAATTATTTGCCAGCGATATCCGTCCTTCTATTATACAAAACTTACAAAAACGTTTAACGGCGGCCAAGGTATCAGGCTTTCAAACCGGGGTTATAGATCTGAACCAGGGGGATTTAGCCAGTTTATTACCCCGCAAGCAGTTTGATGGCATCCTTTTGGATGCACCTTGCAGCGGCTCCGGAACTTGGGGGCGAACACCCGAAAACCTCGTCTATTTTGAAGCGGAAAAGATTGATTATTATGCTGATTTACAATGGAAAATTGCGACAAATGTACTTCCTTATATAAAACCCGGCGGTAGTTTTGTTTATATCACCTGTTCCGTATTTGCCAAAGAAAATGAACAGATGGTGACCCGCTTGTTAGATACCGGTTTGCTGGAAAAAGAAAGTGGCGGATTGATCGATGGTAGCGCCAAGAGGGCAGATTCTATGTTTGCAGTACGCTTCAGGAAGAAATAG
- a CDS encoding RNA polymerase sigma factor, whose protein sequence is MHQENAHISEHELLQLLIAGNPLAKKLLYERYAAPLYGIMLQIVGDPVKANDLIIKLFSYCFQNASAYSTSGYHNLFTWLFKKAREYAVESSLPITSNHNDTSLVKRSNSSFQVFADTLAADEQLVFRLSFFNGLSRAAIGRLLAKDEEEINLLLKQAMVAFRKFLH, encoded by the coding sequence TTGCACCAGGAAAATGCACATATTAGCGAGCACGAGCTTTTGCAATTGTTGATAGCTGGTAACCCGCTTGCTAAAAAGCTGTTGTATGAAAGGTACGCAGCTCCATTGTACGGGATCATGTTACAAATAGTAGGAGATCCGGTGAAAGCCAATGATCTAATAATAAAATTGTTCTCCTATTGCTTCCAAAATGCATCGGCATATTCAACATCGGGTTATCATAACCTATTTACGTGGCTGTTTAAAAAGGCAAGAGAGTATGCAGTGGAATCATCACTGCCCATAACTAGTAATCATAATGACACCTCGCTTGTTAAAAGGAGTAATAGTTCATTCCAAGTATTTGCAGATACGTTAGCGGCTGATGAACAGCTGGTATTTCGTTTGAGCTTTTTCAACGGATTATCCCGGGCGGCCATCGGCAGGCTATTAGCCAAAGATGAGGAAGAGATTAATTTATTACTTAAGCAAGCTATGGTGGCTTTTAGAAAATTTTTACATTAA
- the odhB gene encoding 2-oxoglutarate dehydrogenase complex dihydrolipoyllysine-residue succinyltransferase produces MVIEIKVPTVGESISEVTIAKWLKKDGDFVQQDEVLCEMESEKATFELNAEKAGILSIKAKEGDTLEIGAVACTIDTDAAAPAAEAAPAAAATPEQQAPPVEAPAAPASNKGTVEIKVPTVGESINEVTLVKWLKKTGDYVERDEMLCELESEKATFELNAEEAGLLTTVAKEGDTLAIGAVACTIDTSAARPAGSAAPAAKPAEPATANEAKAAPATTAAPAHHDVKASPVAAAVIADKKVDPNSIKGSGSHGRIMKNDVFAALENPGVAIGHEMFTRNDRREKMSNLRKTVSRRLVEAKNTTAMLTTFNEVDMTNIMAIRAKYKEVFKKSHGVNLGFMSFFTKACCFALQEFPAVNAYIDGEELVYHEYCDISIAVSAPKGLVVPVIRNAESLDMAGIEGKVVELATKARDNKLTMDEMTGGTFTITNGGVFGSLMSTPIINIPQSAILGMHKIQERPMAIDGQVVIRPMMYVALSYDHRIIDGRESVSFLVRVKEMLENPEQLLFGKDPVKTLLKL; encoded by the coding sequence ATGGTTATCGAAATTAAAGTTCCTACGGTAGGAGAATCAATTAGCGAGGTTACAATTGCAAAATGGTTAAAGAAAGATGGAGATTTCGTTCAGCAAGATGAAGTGTTGTGCGAGATGGAATCTGAAAAAGCTACGTTTGAACTCAATGCAGAAAAAGCAGGTATCTTATCTATCAAAGCTAAAGAAGGAGACACCCTGGAAATTGGCGCTGTTGCTTGCACCATCGATACAGATGCTGCTGCGCCTGCCGCGGAAGCGGCTCCCGCTGCTGCCGCAACACCGGAACAACAAGCTCCGCCTGTAGAAGCACCCGCCGCTCCCGCATCCAACAAGGGTACCGTGGAGATTAAAGTTCCAACGGTAGGCGAATCCATCAATGAAGTAACCCTGGTAAAATGGTTGAAGAAAACGGGTGATTACGTGGAGCGCGATGAAATGCTTTGCGAACTCGAATCTGAAAAAGCTACGTTTGAACTGAACGCGGAAGAAGCCGGCCTGTTAACTACTGTTGCGAAAGAAGGGGATACCCTGGCCATCGGCGCGGTAGCTTGCACGATCGATACATCTGCTGCCCGTCCTGCCGGTAGTGCAGCCCCGGCAGCGAAGCCTGCTGAACCGGCAACGGCCAATGAAGCTAAAGCAGCACCGGCCACAACTGCTGCCCCGGCTCATCACGATGTGAAAGCATCCCCTGTTGCTGCGGCAGTTATCGCTGATAAAAAAGTGGATCCTAACTCCATCAAGGGCTCCGGTTCCCATGGTAGGATCATGAAAAATGATGTTTTTGCCGCGCTGGAAAATCCGGGCGTTGCAATCGGGCATGAAATGTTTACCCGCAACGATCGCCGCGAGAAAATGTCGAACTTACGTAAGACCGTTTCCCGCAGGTTGGTAGAAGCTAAAAATACCACCGCGATGTTAACCACCTTCAACGAGGTGGATATGACCAACATCATGGCGATCCGCGCTAAATATAAAGAAGTATTCAAGAAATCTCACGGTGTGAACCTCGGGTTTATGAGCTTCTTCACCAAGGCATGTTGCTTCGCCTTGCAAGAGTTCCCGGCCGTTAATGCTTACATCGATGGAGAAGAGTTGGTATACCACGAGTATTGCGATATTTCCATCGCGGTATCTGCTCCGAAAGGTTTGGTAGTACCGGTAATTCGCAATGCGGAAAGCCTGGATATGGCCGGAATTGAAGGAAAAGTAGTTGAGCTGGCCACCAAGGCACGCGATAATAAACTGACGATGGACGAAATGACCGGGGGAACGTTTACCATTACTAATGGTGGGGTGTTCGGTTCCTTGATGAGTACGCCGATCATTAACATCCCTCAATCTGCTATCCTGGGTATGCACAAAATACAGGAACGACCCATGGCGATTGATGGACAGGTAGTGATCCGCCCGATGATGTACGTGGCATTGAGCTACGATCACCGTATTATTGACGGTCGTGAATCGGTTAGCTTCCTGGTAAGGGTGAAAGAGATGTTGGAAAATCCTGAGCAATTATTGTTCGGTAAAGACCCGGTGAAAACATTGCTGAAATTATAA
- a CDS encoding 2-oxoglutarate dehydrogenase E1 component codes for MKDFSFVTNSHPAYIESLYQDYRKDPTSVDPDWAKFFVGFDYAVSNTNGTTATAGDVKAGGTKVLPVSNEQLVKELGVFRLIQAYRKKAHLIAKTNPIRERKNRHANLDISFFGFSDADLNTEFYAGEVIGLGKTTLAKIVEYLRKIYAGPVGLEFTYINDRKKMEWLQNEMETTMQQPLSLDQKKRILQKLNQGVMFEKFLHKKYIGQKRFSLEGGETTIPCLDNIINTAVDHGVQEVVIGMAHRGRLNVLANTLGKTYEQIFSEFEGNSTPDTTMGSGDVKYHLGFRSTLKTANDKDVNVQLTPNPSHLEVVDPVVLGFSRSKADVIYDSDYDKILPILIHGDAAVAGQGVVYEIAQMSKLRGYYTGGTIHFVINNQIGFTTDFDDARSSDYSTSVAAIIQAPVFHVNGDDVEAAVKVCDIATRYRQEFNEDIYIDLLCYRRHGHNEGDDPKFTQPHLYSLIEKHEDPREIYSKVLVAHGEVDAKLAQEMEESFWKDLQDRLDEVKEHPLPYVYQKPEIWWQSLRKSTPEDFIKSPETAISPEQLDSIFKAIMTIPGGFKPLRKVEKLLTDKKELYDGQGLLDWSSGELLAYASLLSEGSDVRISGQDVKRGTFSHRHAIIRNEETNEEYSRLSNVPGKGGKLRIYNSLLSEFAVLGFEYGYSIANPNALTIWEAQFGDFSNGAQTVIDQFVTSAETKWQKQSGLVMLLPHGYEGQGPEHSSARLERFLQMCAEYNIFVTNCTTAANFFHALRRQLALPFRKPMINFSPKANLRHVRSQSPIKDFTHGGFQEVLDDPFIEDPARVKKVLLCSGKMYFDLSEKQMKEDRKDVAIIRMEQLYPLPVTQLEAINQKYKGATWFWVQEEPLNMGAASFLQMNLKQFNYGVISRNPSAATATGYAKIHAQEQAEIIETAFSI; via the coding sequence ATGAAGGACTTTTCATTCGTCACCAACTCCCATCCCGCGTATATTGAATCATTATACCAGGATTATCGCAAAGATCCTACATCCGTTGACCCAGATTGGGCCAAATTTTTTGTAGGATTCGATTATGCAGTGAGCAATACAAACGGTACTACAGCTACTGCGGGTGACGTAAAGGCCGGGGGAACGAAAGTATTACCAGTCTCTAATGAACAGCTAGTCAAGGAATTAGGAGTCTTCCGCCTGATCCAGGCGTACCGTAAGAAGGCTCACTTGATCGCCAAAACAAACCCGATACGCGAACGTAAAAATCGACATGCCAACCTCGATATTAGCTTTTTCGGGTTTTCCGATGCCGATTTAAATACTGAATTTTATGCGGGCGAAGTGATCGGCCTTGGTAAAACTACGCTTGCCAAGATCGTTGAATACCTCAGGAAAATTTACGCGGGTCCGGTGGGCCTGGAGTTTACCTATATTAATGATCGCAAGAAAATGGAATGGCTGCAAAATGAGATGGAAACTACCATGCAGCAACCGCTTAGCTTAGATCAGAAAAAACGCATCCTCCAAAAGCTGAACCAAGGGGTGATGTTCGAGAAATTTTTACACAAAAAATATATCGGTCAAAAACGCTTCTCGCTCGAAGGTGGTGAAACAACGATCCCTTGCTTGGATAACATCATCAATACAGCGGTAGATCACGGTGTACAAGAGGTCGTAATCGGCATGGCGCACCGCGGTCGCTTGAACGTATTGGCCAATACCCTGGGCAAAACTTACGAACAGATTTTTTCCGAATTTGAAGGAAACAGCACGCCGGATACCACTATGGGCAGCGGCGATGTGAAATACCACCTCGGTTTTCGTTCTACCCTGAAAACTGCGAACGATAAGGATGTGAATGTTCAACTAACGCCGAACCCTTCCCACTTGGAAGTGGTTGACCCGGTCGTTTTAGGGTTTTCCCGTAGCAAGGCGGATGTGATTTACGATAGCGATTACGATAAGATATTACCGATCTTGATCCACGGGGATGCTGCCGTTGCAGGGCAAGGCGTCGTGTACGAAATCGCCCAGATGAGCAAATTGAGAGGATATTACACGGGAGGTACTATCCACTTCGTGATTAATAACCAGATCGGGTTTACAACCGATTTCGATGATGCCCGTTCTTCCGATTATTCTACCAGCGTGGCTGCCATTATCCAAGCCCCTGTATTCCATGTGAACGGGGATGATGTGGAAGCTGCCGTGAAAGTATGTGATATCGCTACCCGCTACCGCCAGGAATTTAATGAAGATATTTATATCGATTTATTATGTTACCGCCGTCATGGTCACAACGAGGGAGATGATCCTAAGTTTACTCAACCTCACCTGTATTCCTTGATCGAGAAACATGAAGATCCCCGCGAGATTTACTCCAAAGTATTGGTCGCACACGGGGAAGTGGATGCCAAGTTGGCCCAGGAGATGGAGGAATCTTTCTGGAAAGATTTGCAAGATCGCCTGGATGAAGTTAAAGAGCATCCATTACCATACGTTTATCAAAAGCCGGAAATCTGGTGGCAGTCTTTACGCAAATCAACCCCGGAAGATTTTATAAAATCGCCGGAAACGGCCATCAGCCCGGAACAACTGGATAGCATCTTCAAAGCTATCATGACTATCCCCGGAGGTTTTAAACCGCTTCGTAAGGTAGAGAAATTGTTGACGGATAAAAAAGAATTGTACGATGGCCAAGGTTTGTTAGATTGGTCATCCGGTGAATTGTTGGCCTACGCCAGCTTGCTCAGCGAAGGAAGTGACGTGCGTATCAGCGGTCAAGATGTTAAGAGGGGAACTTTCTCCCACCGCCACGCGATCATCCGCAATGAAGAAACCAACGAGGAATATAGCCGTTTGAGCAATGTTCCTGGAAAAGGTGGTAAATTGCGTATCTATAATTCGCTGTTGAGTGAATTTGCAGTATTGGGATTTGAATACGGTTATTCTATCGCGAATCCAAATGCACTAACTATATGGGAAGCTCAATTCGGTGATTTCAGTAACGGCGCGCAAACCGTTATTGACCAGTTCGTGACTTCCGCGGAAACGAAATGGCAGAAACAAAGCGGCCTGGTAATGTTGTTGCCGCATGGTTATGAAGGGCAAGGTCCGGAGCACTCCAGCGCCCGTTTGGAGCGGTTCTTGCAGATGTGTGCCGAATACAACATCTTCGTCACAAACTGTACTACTGCCGCAAACTTCTTCCATGCATTGCGCCGTCAATTAGCATTGCCGTTCCGCAAGCCGATGATTAACTTCTCACCGAAAGCGAACTTACGCCACGTGAGAAGCCAAAGCCCGATCAAGGATTTCACCCATGGCGGCTTCCAAGAAGTGCTGGATGATCCGTTTATCGAGGATCCGGCGCGCGTGAAGAAAGTGTTGTTATGCTCCGGCAAGATGTACTTCGATTTGAGTGAAAAGCAAATGAAGGAAGATCGTAAAGATGTGGCGATCATCAGGATGGAACAATTATATCCATTACCGGTGACACAGCTGGAAGCGATTAACCAGAAATATAAAGGCGCTACCTGGTTCTGGGTTCAAGAAGAACCGCTGAATATGGGCGCTGCCAGCTTCTTGCAAATGAATTTGAAACAATTCAACTACGGTGTGATCAGTAGGAACCCGAGCGCGGCCACCGCGACCGGCTACGCGAAGATCCACGCGCAAGAACAAGCTGAAATCATTGAAACCGCTTTCAGTATCTAA
- the rpsT gene encoding 30S ribosomal protein S20, protein MANHKATKKDVRQSRKRNERNRYYGKTTRNAIRDLKAISEKATAEKELPGVLSLIDKLAKRNVIHKNKAANLKSKLTKKVNTLA, encoded by the coding sequence ATGGCAAACCATAAAGCAACGAAAAAAGACGTACGTCAGAGCAGAAAGCGTAATGAGCGTAACCGTTACTACGGTAAAACTACCCGTAATGCCATCAGGGATTTAAAAGCGATCTCTGAAAAAGCAACTGCAGAAAAGGAATTACCGGGTGTATTGTCCTTGATCGACAAATTAGCGAAACGTAATGTGATTCACAAAAATAAAGCTGCCAACTTAAAAAGCAAGTTGACTAAAAAGGTAAATACCTTAGCTTAA
- a CDS encoding M14 family metallopeptidase codes for MKYLLPALVCLLCCNTLAAQDFITKFERTKGQETVTYFECIKYYQQLAKHYPKIHIQTLGETDAGYPLHLITFSNQGGADYAKFHQQNKRIILVNNGIHPGEPDGIDASMMLVRDLASGKKHLPDNIVLAIIPLYNIGGSLNRSPYYRVDQNGPAEFGSRGNAQNLDLNRDFIKADSKNARAFQQIYQMTDPDVFVDNHVSNGADYQHIITLLCTQHDKLGGVMGRYMYEQFEPGLYQLMKSKGYDLVPYVNHFGSTPDSGWIEYMDGPRYSSGYTTLFHTFGFVPETHMLKPYPQRVAATYALMECFIAFTSKNAAEIKQLRDQTKLSVKTQQEFPLSWQVDSSRYSERLFKGYQAGYKPSRISGLPRLYYDREKPYERNIKFYNHFTAGNFVRKPTAYIIPQGWWKVIDLLKNSRVQVQQFQHDTTIEVTAYKIEDYKTPTRPYEGHYIHYNTMVKPIKTSIRFLKGDYYIPMNQVANRFILETLEPAAGDSFFAWNFFDSILGQKEGYSSYVFEDTGYEYLSQHPELQDSLAAKRQADPEFAKNGNAQLNYVFRNSPYYEPGFMRYPVYMVY; via the coding sequence ATGAAATATTTATTACCTGCACTCGTATGCCTGCTTTGTTGTAATACCCTGGCAGCCCAAGATTTTATTACCAAATTTGAACGTACCAAGGGCCAAGAAACCGTTACATATTTCGAGTGTATCAAATATTACCAGCAATTAGCGAAACATTACCCCAAGATCCACATACAAACCCTGGGGGAAACGGATGCCGGTTATCCTTTGCACCTTATCACTTTCTCTAACCAGGGCGGGGCAGATTATGCTAAATTTCATCAACAAAATAAACGTATTATATTGGTTAACAACGGCATACACCCGGGAGAACCGGATGGTATCGATGCCAGTATGATGCTGGTGCGCGACCTGGCCAGCGGTAAAAAACATTTACCGGATAATATAGTACTGGCTATTATACCTTTATATAATATCGGGGGCAGTTTAAACAGGAGTCCTTATTACCGCGTAGATCAAAATGGCCCGGCGGAATTCGGCTCCCGCGGAAATGCGCAGAACCTCGATCTAAACCGTGACTTCATCAAGGCCGATTCGAAAAATGCCCGCGCCTTCCAGCAAATTTATCAAATGACGGATCCGGATGTTTTCGTGGATAACCATGTTAGTAACGGGGCTGATTATCAACATATCATAACATTACTATGTACCCAGCACGATAAATTAGGCGGCGTGATGGGCCGATATATGTATGAGCAGTTTGAACCGGGGCTTTACCAGTTAATGAAAAGCAAGGGTTATGACCTGGTGCCGTACGTAAACCATTTCGGCTCCACACCTGATAGCGGCTGGATTGAATACATGGATGGCCCGAGGTACTCCAGCGGCTACACCACTTTATTCCATACTTTCGGTTTTGTTCCGGAAACACATATGCTCAAACCTTATCCACAACGGGTAGCTGCCACTTATGCGCTGATGGAATGTTTTATAGCGTTTACATCGAAAAATGCTGCCGAGATCAAGCAATTAAGGGATCAGACAAAATTGTCGGTGAAAACACAACAAGAATTCCCCCTTTCCTGGCAAGTGGATTCCAGCAGGTATTCCGAACGTTTGTTTAAAGGTTACCAAGCGGGTTATAAGCCCAGCCGGATTTCAGGTTTACCTAGGTTATATTATGATCGCGAAAAACCTTACGAGAGAAACATCAAGTTCTATAATCACTTTACAGCTGGCAATTTTGTACGCAAGCCTACCGCGTATATCATTCCGCAAGGTTGGTGGAAAGTAATCGACTTGTTGAAAAACAGCCGCGTGCAGGTGCAGCAATTTCAACACGATACCACGATCGAGGTAACAGCTTACAAAATCGAAGATTATAAAACCCCTACGCGACCGTATGAAGGGCATTATATTCACTACAACACCATGGTGAAACCTATCAAAACCAGTATCCGTTTCTTGAAAGGAGATTATTATATCCCGATGAATCAAGTAGCCAATCGATTTATATTAGAAACCCTGGAACCTGCCGCCGGAGACTCCTTTTTTGCATGGAATTTCTTTGATAGTATCCTCGGTCAAAAAGAAGGATATAGCAGTTATGTATTTGAAGATACCGGCTATGAATATTTGTCGCAACACCCGGAATTACAAGATTCCCTGGCGGCTAAAAGACAGGCTGATCCTGAATTTGCTAAAAACGGGAACGCGCAATTGAATTACGTTTTCCGCAATTCTCCTTACTATGAACCCGGCTTCATGAGATACCCTGTTTACATGGTTTATTAA